One region of Hymenobacter sediminicola genomic DNA includes:
- a CDS encoding carboxypeptidase-like regulatory domain-containing protein has product MILRSFFSFDFSLRRLSRPVGLLTAALLLVQVAQAQIQLRGTVIDKDTRETLPFSSVVVRNTTLGTTTNVDGEFTLSVPKLPVTLLVSELGHLKDTIRVTSASEPLKLALATAAVALPEVKVGSYPFQLVDRAYRQMQANYDQKFYGKAFYRQLTRIDKQPTELQEVVWNVKSSNARIEGTAIAQGRYAAVPSMTNFSNFSLYTKSYGLYDANADTTKSLALLSPNVVKNYLLELKGIVSGADSTKGGIAEIDFETRPELTKYRSEGTIWIDIDSYKVVRYHMKSPNFTGSTSNPNQKFRNTKLEIEMAFRNDDPAVAVAPLEYMKVNLAADLVSGKQSTPLTVSSFTFFYDTNTKPTTIPYARVSVQDRDLAAIKAIKYDPEFWANNPVVQRTPVEDEVIASFEKKGAFGTMVKKPEPKADVRIRNGRIE; this is encoded by the coding sequence TTGATTCTGCGCTCCTTCTTCTCCTTCGACTTTTCCCTTCGCCGTCTGAGCCGGCCAGTAGGCCTGCTTACGGCCGCGCTGTTGCTTGTGCAGGTAGCACAAGCCCAGATACAGCTGCGCGGCACCGTCATCGACAAGGACACCCGCGAGACGCTGCCCTTCTCTAGTGTGGTAGTGCGCAACACCACTCTCGGCACTACCACCAACGTCGATGGCGAATTCACGCTAAGCGTACCCAAGCTGCCGGTTACACTGCTGGTATCAGAGTTAGGCCACTTGAAGGATACGATTCGGGTGACTAGCGCCTCGGAGCCGCTGAAGCTAGCCCTCGCCACGGCCGCAGTAGCACTACCTGAAGTGAAAGTGGGTAGCTACCCGTTTCAGCTTGTAGACCGTGCTTACCGCCAGATGCAGGCCAACTACGACCAGAAATTCTACGGTAAGGCCTTTTACCGCCAGCTCACTCGCATCGATAAGCAGCCCACGGAACTGCAGGAAGTGGTTTGGAATGTGAAGTCCAGCAACGCCCGCATCGAGGGTACTGCCATTGCGCAGGGGCGCTATGCGGCGGTTCCGAGCATGACCAACTTCAGCAACTTCTCGCTCTACACGAAGTCTTATGGCCTCTACGACGCCAATGCTGACACCACCAAGTCTTTGGCGCTGCTCAGCCCCAACGTGGTGAAAAACTACCTGCTGGAGCTGAAAGGCATTGTCTCAGGCGCCGACAGCACTAAAGGCGGCATTGCGGAAATCGACTTCGAAACCCGCCCCGAACTGACTAAATACCGCTCGGAGGGCACCATCTGGATTGATATTGACTCCTATAAAGTGGTGCGCTATCATATGAAGTCGCCCAATTTCACGGGCTCCACGTCGAACCCCAACCAGAAATTCCGCAACACGAAGCTGGAAATCGAAATGGCCTTTCGCAACGACGACCCGGCCGTGGCAGTGGCTCCGCTGGAGTATATGAAGGTGAACCTGGCCGCCGATCTGGTCAGTGGCAAACAGTCGACCCCGCTTACTGTCTCGTCGTTTACCTTTTTCTACGACACCAACACCAAGCCTACTACCATTCCTTATGCCCGCGTGAGTGTGCAGGACCGGGACTTGGCGGCCATCAAGGCCATCAAGTACGACCCCGAATTCTGGGCCAATAACCCCGTTGTGCAGCGTACCCCGGTGGAGGACGAAGTTATTGCTTCGTTTGAAAAGAAAGGGGCTTTCGGTACAATGGTCAAAAAGCCAGAGCCCAAAGCCGATGTCCGTATCCGCAACGGCCGGATTGAATAA
- a CDS encoding T9SS type A sorting domain-containing protein: MNSTTRQRETNNIIVINSAVVLDQDYSIEGGNGLLTVNAGGSLIEDRAGRRLSFGSQQGNDKLRLVLNGTLQVTSLSFYKADAEINASLRTSCNISVANQSTLEVNGSVTIEGNLIVRQGNPTIEGTGQVNISGCVLTNNNGSLNGLFGPNISVCVQGTANACDTEGLSCSPNIAQFITIDGCRAPLPVELRSFSARNTGGTVQIVWTTATEKNSDSFLVERAGESKEFVPVTSVAAAGSSQTLRSYSAIDRKPLAGNNYYRLKQIDKDGTFAYSPVVNVLLAGIDKQDLNAYGTSSRLNIQVNTPAVCQMLRVMDSMGRVVYTENMPTGTTGVVSREVPLSSTGSGVYIVQAVTNQGTISRKFMLAE; the protein is encoded by the coding sequence ATGAATTCTACCACCCGCCAAAGAGAAACGAACAACATTATCGTCATCAACTCGGCCGTAGTTCTCGACCAGGATTATTCTATTGAAGGAGGCAACGGCCTCCTGACGGTAAATGCTGGTGGTTCACTCATCGAGGACAGGGCAGGCCGCCGGCTGAGTTTTGGGAGCCAGCAGGGCAACGACAAGCTGCGCCTCGTCCTGAACGGGACCCTACAGGTAACGTCGTTGAGCTTCTACAAAGCTGACGCTGAAATCAATGCCTCGCTGCGCACCAGCTGCAACATATCGGTAGCCAACCAGTCGACGCTGGAAGTAAACGGCAGCGTGACGATTGAAGGCAATCTAATTGTCCGCCAAGGCAACCCTACCATTGAAGGTACCGGCCAGGTGAACATCAGCGGCTGCGTACTTACCAACAACAATGGTTCGCTCAACGGTCTTTTTGGCCCTAACATCAGTGTATGTGTGCAGGGCACGGCCAATGCTTGTGACACGGAAGGCCTCAGCTGCAGCCCCAACATTGCCCAGTTTATCACGATTGATGGCTGCCGGGCGCCGCTGCCAGTAGAGCTGCGTAGCTTTTCGGCCCGCAACACGGGCGGTACAGTACAGATAGTTTGGACCACGGCTACCGAGAAAAATTCGGATAGTTTCTTGGTAGAGCGGGCAGGCGAAAGCAAGGAGTTTGTACCAGTAACGTCTGTTGCTGCAGCGGGCTCGTCGCAAACGCTTCGCTCATATTCGGCCATTGACCGTAAGCCCCTGGCTGGCAACAATTACTACCGTCTCAAGCAAATCGACAAAGACGGCACCTTCGCTTATTCGCCGGTGGTGAATGTTCTACTGGCTGGTATCGATAAGCAGGATTTGAACGCCTACGGCACCAGCAGCCGCCTGAACATCCAAGTGAATACGCCGGCCGTGTGCCAGATGCTCCGTGTGATGGATAGCATGGGCCGGGTCGTGTACACCGAAAATATGCCTACTGGCACCACTGGAGTTGTGAGCCGCGAGGTGCCCTTGAGCAGCACTGGTTCGGGCGTCTATATTGTTCAGGCAGTAACGAACCAAGGCACTATCAGCCGCAAGTTTATGCTGGCCGAATAG
- a CDS encoding 3-ketoacyl-ACP reductase, producing the protein MASIAGKNALVTGAGKGIGRAVALALAHEGVHVALLARTEAQLQDVAKEVEALGVKAVVLAADIADRAAVEAAVAQATEALGSLDILINNAGIGTFAKLVDMEPAEWEHIIQVNLMGTYYATRAVLPGMIARETGDIINIASTAGQRGAATTSAYSASKFAVLGLTESLMQEVRKHNIRVSALTPSTVATDLAISNKLTDGNPDKVMQPEDLAEFIVAQLKLNRRIFIKEAGMWSTNP; encoded by the coding sequence ATGGCATCAATAGCCGGTAAAAACGCCCTTGTTACGGGTGCAGGCAAAGGAATTGGGCGGGCAGTAGCACTTGCTCTTGCTCACGAAGGCGTACATGTGGCTCTGCTGGCCCGTACCGAAGCCCAGCTACAGGATGTAGCCAAAGAAGTAGAGGCGCTTGGTGTGAAAGCCGTGGTGCTGGCCGCTGATATTGCTGACCGCGCCGCTGTGGAAGCTGCCGTGGCGCAAGCTACTGAGGCACTCGGCTCCCTTGATATCCTGATCAACAACGCCGGTATCGGCACATTTGCCAAACTTGTGGATATGGAGCCCGCAGAGTGGGAGCACATTATCCAGGTGAACCTGATGGGCACTTACTACGCCACGCGCGCCGTATTGCCGGGCATGATTGCGCGCGAAACCGGCGACATTATCAATATCGCCAGCACGGCCGGGCAGCGTGGCGCGGCTACCACTAGTGCCTATAGTGCCTCTAAGTTTGCCGTGCTTGGTCTCACCGAGTCGTTGATGCAGGAAGTACGCAAACACAACATCCGCGTGTCGGCCCTCACGCCCAGCACCGTGGCTACGGACCTTGCTATCAGCAACAAGCTCACCGACGGCAACCCCGACAAGGTGATGCAACCCGAAGACCTGGCCGAGTTCATCGTGGCGCAACTCAAGCTCAACCGCCGCATCTTCATTAAGGAAGCCGGCATGTGGAGCACTAACCCCTAA
- a CDS encoding superoxide dismutase: protein MLKRDFLKNGLLTMVGALVSPAVLAAAHEEKLLREARATPMADGPFTLPALPYAFNALEPHIDAKTMEIHHDAHHKTYVSKLNEAVVGKPEEKLSLAQLLASASKQPDAIRNNAGGHWNHSFFWQILSPKGGGQPTGGLAAAINKDFGSYEKFTEEFTKAATGRFGSGWAWLIHDKKANKLMITSTPNQDNPLMDLPGVQRGTPILGLDVWEHAYYLKHQNKRPEYIKTFWSVVNWGEVSSRYDESRKG, encoded by the coding sequence ATGCTGAAAAGAGATTTTCTGAAAAACGGCCTGCTGACGATGGTCGGCGCCCTGGTAAGCCCCGCAGTGCTAGCCGCTGCCCACGAAGAAAAGCTGCTGCGCGAGGCCCGCGCCACCCCCATGGCCGATGGCCCCTTCACGCTGCCGGCTCTGCCTTATGCCTTCAATGCGCTGGAGCCACATATTGATGCCAAAACCATGGAAATCCACCATGATGCGCATCACAAAACCTACGTATCGAAGCTGAATGAGGCTGTAGTGGGCAAGCCGGAAGAAAAACTGAGCTTGGCTCAATTGCTGGCCTCGGCCAGCAAACAGCCTGATGCTATCCGCAACAACGCTGGTGGCCACTGGAACCACTCCTTTTTCTGGCAGATTCTGTCGCCGAAAGGTGGCGGCCAGCCTACTGGTGGCTTAGCGGCAGCTATAAATAAGGATTTCGGCTCCTATGAGAAGTTCACCGAGGAATTCACGAAAGCTGCTACCGGCCGTTTCGGTTCCGGCTGGGCTTGGCTGATCCACGATAAAAAGGCGAACAAGCTGATGATTACAAGCACGCCTAACCAAGACAACCCATTGATGGATCTGCCCGGCGTACAGCGGGGCACGCCTATCCTGGGCCTCGACGTGTGGGAGCATGCCTACTACCTCAAGCACCAGAACAAGCGCCCCGAGTACATCAAAACGTTCTGGAGCGTAGTGAACTGGGGCGAAGTATCCAGCCGCTACGACGAGTCGCGCAAAGGCTAA
- a CDS encoding LamG-like jellyroll fold domain-containing protein, protein MHTTTLPRRRSWGRLALALAALLPLATQAQAQTVAFPGAGGFGRFATGARGAANPSVYVVTNLNDTGPGSFRDAVSQPGRIVTFAVGGIITLQSNVQVAPNVTVAGQTAPGDGVVFFNKRITFTGSNNTICRFLRVRLGATGNSGNDASGLANGSNIILDHMSFSWGMDEVFSINWDGKGTAPDNITVQNSIIGQGLHRANHSAGGLIQTPDGGKVSLLRNLYISNKTRNPKVKSVNEFVNNVVYDWGNGNRLGDIPNYGWSGDAYIMGGSAGVSEVNIINNYFVGGPLTPPSKTTPFSRGTGTFNLFGSGNYFDNNRNGVLDGTLVPYDTVGYPGIADTGFRTQPFSYPAAANPLTAVQAYQQVIDSAGATYPRRDQVDGLMIDEVRSRGTQGYYVYTEADLPFTNGGLGNVFGAPSRQDSDADGMPDAWEDAHGLNKNNKADAVAYSTTAPAYLNIEVYVNSLIKTAAPAFVRPPSGMELAATSTEVPAPASQVVLNWLDNSPNETNFVLERSADGVTYTAIAQPAADATTYTDNAGLQPNTTYSYRLKAVTSTEESTFAVASVKTPGLPSAPTVAVTPSPTDAFQYAEITNGNLTLKWTGSTNTTTYAVYFGTSPSTLTKRTDVPYAVAPSYQVTGLSENTTYYWRVNAVNARGTAEGAVWSFRTTGAVVPQLVGHWGFDETAADGTQITDQSSFANHGVLGLDDDNQDIRVAGKVNNALDFATADPNLYVVSIPNQDQLYLDRNSFSLAFWMKADPATLPQTNNESAYLLCKGSITRNAATGATGKRFDIEFKNRQLRFAIDDDVNKDELQTDGTVFYSGQWVHVVAIRDVPNKKLLVYLNGSLVKEIATKANGIGENSALIVGNIGELEFLTGTNAPAPYKGLLDELKVFNYTLTPQEIIQLRHSGPLPLQAYNPSLAPNALVEGFGNVNVAWQGGYQTDAYNVYAGTDASNLSFVANAPLQSPAYAFSNLTANTTYFWRVDAVSSLGTTPGEVWSFRTGNPKGLVAHYQLDETTGTLAPDASLYQHPGTLTGLTGSQWLPAGRFGGSLAFGTPASTGAIVVPDAPQLRFDQNSFTVSLWVKIPANTYTSSTAKDTYLFHKGTFEAGTGKWYGLQLRDGVLTFSIDDGTTKTDAAVRVSAAPYTFFNDQWQHVVAIRDVSTKQLRLYVNGTLAATKAYTTGTIGKSNALTLGNSAENKPYRDQLDDVRLFNYALSDTEINDLTKQAQTITFAALPAYLLGDADVVLTATASSGLPVGYASSNEAVAKVVNGTLQLLGAGTATITASQPGNATYLAAAPVVQVLTVAPLFVQIKHQDGDNHRLTNNAIKPNLLLLNDGPVAVPYPELTARYWLTAENDAGLNTFIDYAQLGTGRVQLQYVRLPQPRTGAYGYVEYRFTAAAGTLAAGGNSGAINSRFANQDWADLNEADDYSYQNAPAYTSNEHVTLYRNGRLVWGTEPAAVAPVTAVQVLASNRNNRTTSNSISTHLNVSNTGNQPVNYADLKVRYWFSAEGSAALQYALDYAKLGNVSLTGSFQRLSPAVPGADAYLELGFAPTAGKLYPLSSTGTVQYRINKTDWSSFQEANDHSYRPAGPLAENDHITVYYQGQLIYGVEPAAAASRTVANTTATTEPAATEALAVAVPGNPVTGDNATVEIRGVAGQPIEIMLYDWQGHVLETQRVNSAAPLQRQAVPLRGQRSGVYLLKVVSGKQVQTVRIMKP, encoded by the coding sequence ATGCACACAACTACTCTGCCGCGGCGTCGTTCCTGGGGGCGGCTGGCGCTGGCCTTGGCGGCGCTATTGCCTCTGGCCACCCAGGCGCAAGCCCAAACTGTCGCCTTCCCGGGCGCGGGTGGCTTCGGGCGCTTTGCCACCGGAGCCCGGGGCGCGGCCAATCCCAGCGTCTACGTCGTTACGAACCTCAACGACACTGGCCCTGGCTCCTTCCGCGACGCCGTGAGCCAGCCGGGCCGCATCGTGACGTTTGCTGTAGGCGGCATCATTACGCTGCAAAGCAACGTGCAGGTAGCTCCCAACGTGACCGTGGCCGGCCAGACTGCTCCCGGCGACGGAGTGGTGTTCTTTAACAAGCGCATCACCTTTACCGGCTCCAATAACACCATCTGTCGCTTTTTGCGGGTCCGGCTGGGTGCTACCGGCAACTCCGGCAACGACGCCTCCGGCCTCGCCAATGGCTCCAACATCATCCTCGACCACATGTCCTTTTCGTGGGGCATGGACGAGGTATTTTCCATTAACTGGGACGGCAAAGGCACTGCACCAGATAACATTACGGTGCAGAACTCTATCATCGGGCAGGGCCTGCACCGCGCCAACCACTCGGCCGGCGGCCTGATTCAGACGCCCGACGGTGGCAAGGTGAGTTTGTTGCGCAACCTCTACATCAGCAACAAAACCCGCAACCCCAAGGTGAAGAGTGTCAATGAGTTTGTGAACAATGTGGTGTACGACTGGGGCAACGGTAACCGCCTCGGCGACATTCCGAACTACGGTTGGTCGGGCGACGCCTACATCATGGGCGGCTCGGCAGGCGTGTCGGAGGTCAACATCATCAACAACTACTTCGTGGGTGGCCCGCTTACACCGCCCAGCAAAACCACGCCTTTCTCGCGCGGCACCGGCACGTTCAACCTGTTTGGCAGCGGCAACTACTTTGATAACAACCGCAACGGCGTGCTGGATGGTACGCTGGTGCCCTACGACACAGTCGGCTACCCTGGCATTGCCGACACGGGTTTCCGCACCCAGCCCTTCTCCTACCCTGCCGCCGCCAACCCGCTGACGGCTGTGCAGGCTTACCAACAGGTGATAGACAGCGCCGGGGCTACCTACCCGCGCCGCGACCAGGTAGACGGACTGATGATTGACGAGGTCCGTTCGCGCGGCACGCAAGGCTACTATGTGTATACCGAAGCCGATTTGCCGTTTACCAACGGCGGCCTTGGCAACGTGTTTGGGGCACCGTCCCGGCAGGATTCTGACGCTGATGGCATGCCTGACGCCTGGGAAGACGCGCACGGCCTCAACAAGAACAACAAAGCTGATGCCGTGGCCTACAGCACCACAGCGCCGGCCTACCTGAACATTGAGGTCTACGTTAATTCGCTCATCAAAACGGCAGCTCCGGCCTTCGTGCGGCCCCCATCGGGCATGGAGCTGGCGGCTACTTCCACGGAAGTGCCCGCGCCGGCCAGCCAGGTAGTGTTAAACTGGCTCGACAACTCTCCCAACGAAACCAACTTTGTGCTGGAGCGCTCCGCCGATGGCGTCACCTATACCGCCATTGCCCAGCCGGCCGCCGACGCTACCACCTACACCGACAACGCCGGCCTCCAGCCCAACACCACGTATTCCTACCGTCTGAAAGCCGTGACGTCCACCGAGGAATCCACGTTTGCAGTGGCATCCGTGAAAACGCCTGGGCTGCCCTCAGCCCCGACTGTGGCCGTCACGCCCAGCCCCACCGACGCATTTCAATACGCGGAAATAACCAACGGGAACCTCACCCTGAAGTGGACTGGCAGCACCAATACCACCACCTACGCCGTGTATTTTGGCACCAGCCCCAGCACGCTTACTAAGCGCACCGATGTGCCGTATGCGGTGGCGCCTTCATACCAAGTTACGGGCCTCAGCGAAAACACTACCTATTACTGGCGCGTGAATGCCGTGAATGCCCGCGGCACTGCCGAAGGTGCTGTGTGGTCGTTCCGAACGACAGGGGCCGTGGTACCGCAATTGGTGGGCCACTGGGGGTTCGATGAAACCGCCGCCGACGGCACCCAGATTACCGACCAGTCGAGCTTTGCCAACCACGGCGTGCTGGGCCTTGATGACGACAACCAAGACATTCGGGTGGCGGGCAAAGTGAACAACGCCCTCGATTTCGCCACTGCCGACCCCAACCTGTATGTGGTCAGTATTCCGAACCAGGACCAGCTGTACCTCGACCGCAACTCTTTTTCGCTAGCGTTCTGGATGAAGGCTGACCCAGCCACATTGCCCCAGACCAACAACGAAAGTGCCTACTTGCTCTGCAAAGGCTCTATCACGCGCAATGCAGCCACCGGCGCTACTGGCAAACGATTTGATATCGAGTTTAAGAACCGTCAGCTGCGTTTTGCCATCGACGACGACGTGAATAAGGACGAGCTGCAAACCGACGGCACCGTGTTCTATTCCGGCCAATGGGTGCACGTGGTGGCCATCCGCGACGTGCCGAATAAGAAGCTGCTAGTGTATCTGAATGGCTCGTTGGTGAAGGAAATAGCCACGAAAGCTAACGGCATCGGCGAAAACTCTGCCCTGATTGTGGGCAACATCGGGGAACTAGAATTCCTGACCGGCACCAACGCTCCTGCTCCTTACAAAGGCCTGCTTGACGAGTTGAAGGTGTTCAACTACACGCTCACACCTCAGGAAATTATTCAGTTGCGCCACTCCGGCCCGTTGCCGTTGCAAGCATACAACCCCTCACTGGCCCCCAATGCGCTGGTCGAAGGATTCGGTAATGTGAACGTGGCGTGGCAGGGCGGCTACCAGACCGATGCTTACAACGTGTACGCCGGCACCGATGCTAGCAACCTGAGTTTTGTGGCCAATGCGCCGCTGCAAAGCCCCGCCTACGCCTTCTCGAACTTGACGGCCAATACCACCTATTTCTGGCGCGTGGATGCCGTGAGCAGCCTAGGCACTACGCCCGGCGAGGTCTGGTCGTTCCGGACCGGCAACCCTAAGGGCCTGGTGGCGCACTACCAACTCGACGAAACTACCGGCACCCTGGCTCCCGACGCCAGCCTCTACCAGCACCCCGGCACGCTCACGGGCCTCACGGGCAGCCAGTGGCTACCCGCCGGCCGGTTTGGTGGCAGCCTCGCCTTCGGCACTCCTGCCAGCACTGGCGCCATCGTCGTACCTGATGCCCCGCAGCTCCGCTTCGACCAGAACTCGTTCACGGTATCGTTGTGGGTGAAGATTCCGGCTAACACGTACACGTCTAGTACCGCCAAAGACACGTACCTGTTCCACAAAGGCACGTTTGAGGCCGGCACCGGCAAGTGGTATGGCCTGCAGCTACGCGACGGAGTCCTGACCTTCTCCATCGACGACGGCACCACCAAAACTGACGCGGCCGTACGCGTAAGCGCTGCGCCTTATACCTTCTTCAATGACCAGTGGCAACACGTAGTGGCCATCCGCGACGTGAGCACCAAGCAACTGCGCCTCTACGTGAACGGTACGTTGGCCGCCACCAAGGCATATACCACTGGCACCATCGGCAAAAGCAACGCCCTGACTTTGGGCAATTCTGCTGAGAACAAGCCCTACCGCGACCAACTGGATGATGTGCGGCTTTTCAACTATGCCTTGTCGGACACCGAAATCAACGACCTCACCAAGCAGGCCCAAACCATCACCTTCGCCGCGCTGCCCGCTTACCTGTTGGGTGATGCTGATGTTGTGCTGACGGCCACCGCTAGCTCCGGCCTACCCGTCGGCTACGCCAGCTCCAACGAAGCTGTGGCAAAAGTGGTGAATGGCACCCTCCAGCTTCTCGGAGCCGGGACGGCCACCATTACAGCCAGCCAGCCCGGCAACGCCACCTACCTGGCCGCTGCTCCTGTTGTGCAAGTGCTGACCGTAGCACCGCTGTTCGTGCAGATCAAGCACCAGGACGGTGACAACCACCGCCTCACTAACAACGCCATCAAGCCTAATCTGCTGCTGCTCAACGACGGGCCGGTGGCGGTGCCTTACCCCGAACTGACGGCCCGCTACTGGCTGACTGCCGAAAACGACGCAGGCCTAAATACCTTCATCGACTATGCGCAGTTGGGCACCGGGCGCGTGCAGCTTCAGTATGTGCGCCTGCCCCAGCCACGTACTGGTGCCTACGGCTACGTAGAATACCGCTTCACGGCCGCGGCTGGCACACTGGCGGCGGGCGGCAACTCGGGAGCCATCAACTCCCGCTTCGCCAACCAGGACTGGGCCGACCTCAACGAAGCCGACGACTACTCTTACCAGAATGCCCCGGCCTATACATCCAATGAGCACGTAACGCTCTACCGCAACGGACGCCTGGTGTGGGGAACTGAGCCGGCTGCCGTGGCTCCAGTTACGGCCGTGCAGGTGCTGGCTTCCAACCGGAACAACCGCACCACCTCGAATAGCATCAGCACCCACCTCAATGTCAGCAACACCGGCAACCAGCCTGTAAACTACGCCGACCTGAAAGTGCGCTATTGGTTCTCCGCCGAGGGCTCCGCTGCCCTGCAGTATGCCCTCGATTATGCCAAGCTGGGCAATGTCAGCCTCACTGGCAGCTTCCAGCGCCTCAGCCCGGCCGTGCCCGGCGCTGATGCGTATTTGGAGCTGGGCTTCGCGCCTACGGCTGGCAAGCTCTACCCGCTCAGCAGCACCGGCACCGTGCAGTACCGCATCAACAAAACCGACTGGTCCAGCTTCCAGGAAGCCAACGACCATTCGTACCGCCCGGCGGGCCCACTGGCTGAAAATGACCACATCACGGTTTACTACCAAGGCCAGCTGATTTACGGAGTGGAGCCGGCAGCTGCCGCCTCGCGCACCGTGGCCAACACGACAGCAACGACTGAGCCTGCTGCTACCGAAGCACTGGCCGTAGCCGTGCCCGGCAACCCCGTAACCGGTGACAACGCCACTGTAGAAATCCGGGGGGTAGCCGGCCAGCCAATAGAAATCATGCTCTACGACTGGCAGGGACACGTGCTGGAAACCCAGCGCGTAAATAGCGCCGCGCCGCTTCAGCGCCAAGCCGTGCCACTACGCGGCCAGCGCTCCGGCGTGTATCTGCTGAAAGTGGTATCGGGCAAGCAGGTACAAACTGTACGCATCATGAAGCCCTAG
- a CDS encoding DUF885 domain-containing protein, whose amino-acid sequence MKNIVLTGLLAGMLLGGCNQQKPKTGDTTAPTSLADVKEINQLFELYWEENAKLFPLDATTQGDNRYNDQLPNDGTKAFRQNLTAFYQKYLDGLKKFDRATLADNDKISYDIFQYDLETKLEGLKLNTWMIPFQQFWGLPITMGQYGSGEGMQPFKTAKDYDNWLGRVRGFSVWADTAISNFRQGIKAGVVLPKTLVTKMIPQMRDLQVTDPTKSLFYGPINKMPADISAADKQRITAAYKKAIMEELVPTYKKLGDFLEKEYAPKARPSTGISAVPGGPNIYRYYVKSWTTTDKTPEEIYETGVKEVARIRGEMEKVKAQVGFQGDLPAFFASLKTDPKLMPYKTPEDVLKAFRGIQAKITPNLPKLFGRTPKTPFEIRQTEAFRAASASAEYNQGSPDGSRPGIFYIPIVDATKFNMTSGMESLFLHEAIPGHHYQISLQQENTDLPKFRRFAWYGAMGEGWALYTESLGKELGLYTDPYQYMGALGDEMHRAVRLVVDVAMHTKNMTREQAIKYMMSNEAISEDGATAEIERYMAIPGQALSYKIGALKIREMREKYAKQLGSKPNALREKYAGQNKEHFRLPQFHDELLKDGVMPLAVLERKMDNWAAGHR is encoded by the coding sequence ATGAAAAATATCGTCCTGACAGGCTTGCTGGCTGGAATGCTGCTTGGCGGCTGCAACCAGCAGAAGCCGAAAACAGGGGACACTACAGCTCCCACCAGCCTCGCCGACGTGAAAGAAATCAACCAGTTGTTTGAACTGTATTGGGAAGAAAACGCCAAGCTCTTTCCGCTCGATGCTACCACGCAGGGCGACAACCGCTACAACGACCAGCTGCCGAACGACGGTACTAAAGCTTTCCGGCAGAATCTGACGGCCTTCTACCAGAAATATCTGGATGGCCTGAAGAAGTTTGACCGCGCTACACTGGCCGACAACGACAAAATCAGCTACGATATCTTCCAGTACGACCTCGAAACCAAGCTGGAAGGCCTGAAGCTGAACACCTGGATGATACCTTTCCAGCAGTTTTGGGGACTGCCCATTACAATGGGACAATATGGCTCGGGTGAGGGCATGCAGCCCTTCAAAACTGCCAAGGACTACGACAATTGGCTGGGCCGCGTGCGCGGCTTCTCGGTATGGGCCGATACGGCCATCAGCAATTTTCGGCAGGGCATAAAGGCTGGCGTGGTGCTGCCCAAAACGCTGGTCACGAAGATGATTCCGCAAATGCGCGACCTGCAAGTGACAGATCCTACCAAGAGCCTGTTCTACGGCCCCATCAACAAGATGCCCGCCGATATTTCAGCCGCTGACAAGCAGCGTATTACGGCTGCTTACAAGAAGGCCATCATGGAGGAGCTGGTGCCTACGTACAAGAAGCTTGGCGACTTCCTGGAGAAGGAGTATGCGCCTAAAGCACGCCCCAGCACCGGCATTTCGGCGGTGCCTGGCGGCCCCAACATCTACCGCTACTACGTGAAGAGCTGGACCACCACCGACAAAACGCCGGAGGAAATCTATGAAACCGGTGTGAAGGAAGTAGCCCGCATCCGGGGTGAAATGGAGAAAGTAAAAGCGCAGGTAGGCTTCCAGGGCGACCTGCCGGCCTTCTTCGCCTCGCTGAAAACCGATCCTAAGCTGATGCCTTACAAGACACCGGAAGATGTGCTGAAAGCTTTCCGTGGTATCCAAGCCAAAATCACCCCGAACCTGCCCAAGCTGTTTGGGCGCACTCCCAAAACACCGTTCGAAATCCGGCAGACCGAAGCCTTCCGGGCCGCTTCTGCCTCCGCCGAGTATAACCAAGGCTCCCCGGATGGCTCGCGGCCCGGCATTTTCTACATTCCGATTGTAGACGCCACGAAGTTCAACATGACGTCGGGGATGGAGTCGCTGTTTCTGCACGAAGCTATTCCTGGACACCACTACCAGATTTCGCTGCAGCAGGAAAACACCGACTTGCCTAAGTTCCGCCGCTTTGCGTGGTATGGGGCCATGGGCGAAGGCTGGGCGCTCTACACTGAAAGTCTGGGCAAAGAGCTGGGCCTCTACACCGACCCGTACCAGTATATGGGCGCCCTCGGCGACGAAATGCACCGCGCTGTGCGCTTGGTGGTAGACGTGGCTATGCACACCAAAAACATGACCCGCGAGCAGGCTATCAAGTACATGATGAGCAACGAAGCTATCAGCGAAGATGGTGCTACTGCCGAAATTGAGCGGTATATGGCCATTCCTGGCCAAGCACTGTCTTACAAGATAGGAGCGCTCAAAATCCGGGAGATGCGCGAGAAATACGCCAAGCAGCTCGGCAGCAAGCCAAATGCGCTGCGGGAAAAATATGCCGGCCAGAATAAGGAGCATTTCCGACTCCCACAGTTTCATGACGAGCTGTTGAAGGACGGTGTGATGCCACTGGCCGTATTGGAGCGCAAAATGGACAACTGGGCCGCCGGCCATCGGTAG